In Sander vitreus isolate 19-12246 chromosome 7, sanVit1, whole genome shotgun sequence, a genomic segment contains:
- the pan2 gene encoding PAN2-PAN3 deadenylation complex catalytic subunit PAN2 isoform X2 produces the protein MMNFDGLDAGMGEYPPSLHGTLDTGMEPSMDPHLNPSLLQGVELDPEGLAVTGPEPVHLMEGMFSELHSAVSEVGIPVTATHFDLQEEMLWMGNHRGHVTSFFGPTMGRHSSFQAHAADDIRHIQSLETGVLFLSKCNLKCHTRGGLVMFDYPMEEGADMHSLLMTDNNTLLIGGLQNYAVEFDLNTVQETQKFTVEVPGVAIMRQTGRFFFCGHTSGKITLRDLRSFKTEHEFDAFSGSLSDFDVHGNLLAACGFSSRGMNGLACDRFLMVYDLRMMRAVTPLQVHVDPLFLRFIPTYTSRLAIISQTGQCQFCEPTGLANMADIFHVNTVGQVLMSFDVSSSKQALAFGDSGGCVHLWSDAPEVSFNDYSRETEFALPCLVDTLPQLDWNHDLLPLSLIPMPLTSTEQLLSEWSTAVATPSPRRAPPVDPEILRTMKTVGFIGYAANPRTRPRNQVPYKDVELDYDNYNQVPESPIGRDEEPHLYMVPKKYRKVTIKYSKLGLEDFDFKHYNRTLFAGLEPHIPNAYCNCMIQVLYFLEPIRCLVQNHLCQKEFCLACELGFLFHMLDLSRGDPCQASNFLRAFRTIPEASALGLILADSDEQTGKARLGRLIQSWNRFILTQLHQETQEQEGPQAYRGASSSSLGSSGESAIGKLFGCEVENSSLCRCGKETVRSSLTLLFTMHYPEQNSQEKTVKEYDFAEILKKSICLEQSTQAWCENCEKYQPTVQTRNIRCLPDVLVINCEVNSAKEAEFWKVQAEYAFNKAMQKEAQEPPKPKEPPPMPTEWCLDGEDMCSMEGITFDTRAEDLRHVWIPLTLKMSISKSQGLEISSWPEGEELSAAEEEEGASVYDLVVTVPHILDARTGGNLVAHIKVGETYHQRKEGVTHQQWYLFNDFLIEPIDKTEAAQFDVSWKVPGILYYAKRNYHTKYDLRIKNPIDASVLLTEASLARKQRKSHATFIPLMVSEMPQANDLVGLDAEFVTLNQEEAELRSDGTKSTIKPSQMSVARITCVRGQGPNEGVPFIDDYISTQEQVVDYLTQYSGIKPGDLDAKISSKHLTTLKSTYLKLRFLIDTGVRFVGHGLQKDFRVINLLVLKDQVVDTVYLFHLPRKRMISLRFLAWYFLDLSIQGETHDSIEDARTALQLYRKYLELSRGGGNDEVRKVLKGLYEKGRQMDWKVPESDTGDGQGAAVFPSVMGL, from the exons ATGATGAACTTTGACGGTCTTGACGCTGGGATGGGTGAGTACCCACCCAGCCTTCACGGGACTCTGGACACGGGGATGGAGCCCTCCATGGACCCCCACCTTAACCCCAGTTTACTGCAGGGTGTGGAGCTTGACCCAGAGGGGCTTGCCGTGACAGGCCCCGAGCCTGTGCACCTCATGGAGGGGATGTTCTCAGAGCTACACAGTGCAGTTTCAGAAGTTGGCATCCCAGTCACAGCAACACATTTTGATCTCCAGGAGGAAATGCTCTGGATGGGAAACCACAGA GGTCATGTGACCTCGTTCTTCGGACCTACAATGGGCCGCCACTCCTCTTTCCAAGCACATGCAGCAGATGACATCAGACACATTCAGAGTTTGGAAACAGGCGTCCTGTTCCTTTCCAAGTGTAACCTTAAATGCCACACTCGTGGGGGCCTTGTTATGTTTGATTACCC GATGGAGGAAGGAGCTGATATGCACAGTCTTCTCATGACCGATAACAACACCTTGCTCATAGGTGGATTACAAAACTATGCGGTTGAATTTGACTTGAATACGGTTCAAGAAACTCAAAAG TTCACTGTTGAGGTACCTGGAGTGGCAATAATGCGTCAAACCGGTCGTTTCTTTTTCTGTGGACACACCTCTGGCAAG ATAACCCTTCGGGACTTGCGTAGTTTCAAGACGGAGCATGAGTTTGATGCATTCTCTGGCAGCCTCTCAGACTTCGACGTTCATGGAAACCTTCTGGCTGCGTGCGGGTTCTCCAGCCGAGGGATGAATGGGTTGGCGTGCGACCGATTCCTCATGGTGTATGACCTCCGTATGATGCGAGCTGTAACGCCCCTTCAGGTGCATGTGGACCCCCTCTTCTTGCGCTTCATTCCGACCTACACGTCACGCCTGGCGATCATCTCCCAGACAG GTCAGTGCCAGTTCTGTGAGCCCACTGGACTCGCCAATATGGCAGACATTTTTCACGTCAACACTGTGGGCCAGGTGCTCATGAGTTTTGATGTATCGTCCAGCAAACAAGCCTTGGCCTTCGGGGACTCTGGGGGATGCGTGCACCTGTGGTCGGACGCTCCAGAGGTTTCATTTAATGACTACTCCCGGGAGACAGAGTTTGCTCTGCCTTGCCTTGTGGACACGCTGCCTCAGCTGGACTGGAACCACGACCTGCTGCCCCTCTCGCTTATCCCCATGCCACTGACCAGCACAGAGCAGCTGCTGTCGGAATGGTCCACTGCAGTGGCTACACCCAGCCCCAG ACGAGCTCCCCCCGTGGACCCAGAAATCCTGCGCACAATGAAAACGGTTGGCTTCATTGGTTACGCAGCAAATCCTCGTACCCGCCCGCGGAACCAG GTTCCTTACAAAGATGTGGAGCTCGATTATGATAATTACAACCAGGTGCCTGAATCACCAATTGGGCGTGATGAAGAGCCACACCTCTACATGGTGCCCAAAAAGTACAGAAAG GTCACAATTAAATACTCCAAACTTGGACTGGAGGACTTTGACTTCAAACATTACAACAGAACCTTGTTTGCTGGCCTGGAGCCTCACATCCCCAACGCCTACTGCAACTGCATGATCCAG GTATTATATTTCCTGGAGCCAATCCGGTGTCTAGTGCAGAATCATTTGTGCCAGAAGGAGTTTTGCTTGGCCTGTGAGCTCGGCTTCCTCTTCCACATGTTGGATTTGTCACGAGGAGATCCATGTCAG GCCAGTAACTTCCTCCGAGCGTTTCGTACCATCCCAGAAGCCTCAGCGCTGGGTCTGATCCTCGCGGACTCAGATGAGCAAACGGGGAAGGCCAGACTCGGCCGCTTAATCCAGAGCTGGAACCGCTTCATCCTCACCCAGCTCCACCAGGAGACACAGGAACAGGAGGGCCCACAGGCCTACAGGGGAGCCAGCAGCAG TTCTCTGGGTTCCTCCGGGGAGTCCGCCATCGGAAAACTGTTTGGATGTGAAGTTGAGAACAGCAGCCTGTGTCGCTGTGGCAAGGAGACGGTCCGCTCCTCCCTCACGCTGCTCTTCACCATGCATTACCCTGAACAGAACTCTCAAG AAAAAACCGTAAAGGAATACGACTTTGCTGAGATCTTGAAGAAAAGCATCTGTCTGGAGCAGAGCACTCAGGCGTGGTGTGAAAACTGTGAGAAGTATCAACCCACA GTGCAGACACGCAACATCCGATGTCTTCCAGATGTGCTGGTCATCAACTGCGAGGTGAACAGTGCTAAAGAGGCTGAATTCTGGAAGGTTCAGGCGGAG TACGCCTTCAACAAGGCCATGCAGAAAGAGGCGCAGGAAcctccaaaacccaaagagcCCCCACCCATGCCCACCGAGTGGTGCTTGGA CGGGGAGGACATGTGCAGCATGGAGGGCATCACCTTCGACACGCGGGCGGAGGATCTGCGACACGTCTGGATCCCTCTGACTCTCAAGATGTCCATCAGCAAAAGCCAGGGACTGGAGATCAGCAGCTGGCCCGAAGGAGAGGAG TTAAGTGCtgctgaagaggaggagggcgcCTCTGTTTACGACTTGGTGGTCACGGTGCCTCATATCCTGGACGCTCGCACAGGTGGGAACTTGGTTGCACACATCAAGGTGGGAGAGACCTACCATCAAAGGAAGGAG ggaGTCACACATCAGCAGTGGTACCTCTTCAATGATTTCTTAATTGAGCCAATTGACAAG ACCGAAGCTGCTCAGTTTGATGTGAGCTGGAAAGTGCCAGGCATTCTGTATTACGCCAAGAGGAACTACCACACCAAATACGACCTCCGCA TTAAAAATCCCATAGACGCCAGCGTGCTGCTGACGGAGGCCTCGTTGGCTCGGAAGCAGAGGAAGAGTCACGCCACTTTCATCCCCCTCATGGTCAGCGAGATGCCGCAGGCCAATGACTTGGTGGGGCTGGACGCGGAGTTTgtcacgctcaaccag gaagAGGCAGAGCTTCGCAGTGACGGCACCAAGTCGACCATTAAGCCCAGCCAGATGTCTGTGGCCAGGATCACCTGTGTGAGGGGCCAGGGGCCCAACGAGGGGGTGCCCTTCATCGATGACTACATCTCCACTCAGGAGCAG GTGGTGGACTATTTGACACAATATTCTGGCATCAAACCAGGAGACCTGGATGCAAAGATTTCTTCAAAGCATTTGACCACACTGAAGTCCACGTACTTAAAGCTGCGCTTCCTCATCGACACGGGAGTCCGCTTTGTTGGTCACGGATTACAGAAGGACTTTCGGGTTATTAATCTCCTG GTTCTAAAGGACCAAGTCGTCGACACGGTCTACCTGTTCCATTTACCCCGCAAGAGGATGATTTCTCTGAGATTTCTCGCCTGGTACTTTCTAG ACCTCAGCATCCAGGGGGAAACCCACGACAGCATAGAAGACGCACGCACCGCTCTGCAGCTCTACAGGAAGTACCTGGAGCTGAGTCGCGGAGGGGGGAACGACGAAGTGAGGAAGGTCCTGAAGGGACTGTACGAAAAAGGCCGCCAGATGGACTGGAAAGTCCCGGAATCGGACACTGGAGATGGTCAAG GTGCTGCTGTGTTTCCCTCTGTGATGGGGCTGTGA
- the ormdl2 gene encoding ORM1-like protein 2, whose product MNVGVAHSEVNPNTRVMNSRGIWLTYLLLTVVLHIVLLSIPFFTVPLVWTLTNVLHNLVMYLFLHTVKGTPFETPDQGKARLLTHWEQMDYGVQFTSSRKFLTISPIVLYILASFYTKYDPTHFLINTSSLLSVLLPKLPQFHGVRIFGINKY is encoded by the exons ATGAATGTGGGCGTAGCTCACAGTGAGGTGAACCCCAACACTAGGGTGATGAACAGCAGAGGAATATGGCTCACCTACCTGCTGCTGACCGTCGTGTTGCACATCGTCCTGCTCAGCATTCCTTTCTTCACTGTGCCGCTCGTCTGGACTCTTACAAACGTCCTCCACAACCTG GTGATGTACCTGTTTCTACACACAGTGAAGGGCACTCCCTTTGAGACACCAGACCAAGGCAAAGCTCGTCTGCTCACACACTGGGAACAGATGGACTACGGCGTCCAGTTCACATCTTCACGCAAATTCCTCACTATCTCACCAATTGTTCT gtatATTCTTGCCAGTTTCTACACAAAATATGATCCCACGCATTTCCTAATCAACACGAGCTCCCTCCTTAGTGTCCTCCTCCCAAAGTTGCCTCAATTTCACGGAGTACGGATATTTGGAATCAACAAATACTGA
- the pan2 gene encoding PAN2-PAN3 deadenylation complex catalytic subunit PAN2 isoform X1 has protein sequence MMNFDGLDAGMGEYPPSLHGTLDTGMEPSMDPHLNPSLLQGVELDPEGLAVTGPEPVHLMEGMFSELHSAVSEVGIPVTATHFDLQEEMLWMGNHRGHVTSFFGPTMGRHSSFQAHAADDIRHIQSLETGVLFLSKCNLKCHTRGGLVMFDYPMEEGADMHSLLMTDNNTLLIGGLQNYAVEFDLNTVQETQKFTVEVPGVAIMRQTGRFFFCGHTSGKITLRDLRSFKTEHEFDAFSGSLSDFDVHGNLLAACGFSSRGMNGLACDRFLMVYDLRMMRAVTPLQVHVDPLFLRFIPTYTSRLAIISQTGQCQFCEPTGLANMADIFHVNTVGQVLMSFDVSSSKQALAFGDSGGCVHLWSDAPEVSFNDYSRETEFALPCLVDTLPQLDWNHDLLPLSLIPMPLTSTEQLLSEWSTAVATPSPRRAPPVDPEILRTMKTVGFIGYAANPRTRPRNQVPYKDVELDYDNYNQVPESPIGRDEEPHLYMVPKKYRKVTIKYSKLGLEDFDFKHYNRTLFAGLEPHIPNAYCNCMIQVLYFLEPIRCLVQNHLCQKEFCLACELGFLFHMLDLSRGDPCQASNFLRAFRTIPEASALGLILADSDEQTGKARLGRLIQSWNRFILTQLHQETQEQEGPQAYRGASSSSLGSSGESAIGKLFGCEVENSSLCRCGKETVRSSLTLLFTMHYPEQNSQEKTVKEYDFAEILKKSICLEQSTQAWCENCEKYQPTVQTRNIRCLPDVLVINCEVNSAKEAEFWKVQAEYAFNKAMQKEAQEPPKPKEPPPMPTEWCLDGEDMCSMEGITFDTRAEDLRHVWIPLTLKMSISKSQGLEISSWPEGEELSAAEEEEGASVYDLVVTVPHILDARTGGNLVAHIKVGETYHQRKEGVTHQQWYLFNDFLIEPIDKTEAAQFDVSWKVPGILYYAKRNYHTKYDLRIKNPIDASVLLTEASLARKQRKSHATFIPLMVSEMPQANDLVGLDAEFVTLNQEEAELRSDGTKSTIKPSQMSVARITCVRGQGPNEGVPFIDDYISTQEQVVDYLTQYSGIKPGDLDAKISSKHLTTLKSTYLKLRFLIDTGVRFVGHGLQKDFRVINLLVLKDQVVDTVYLFHLPRKRMISLRFLAWYFLDLSIQGETHDSIEDARTALQLYRKYLELSRGGGNDEVRKVLKGLYEKGRQMDWKVPESDTGDGQGSPKSAAVFPSVMGL, from the exons ATGATGAACTTTGACGGTCTTGACGCTGGGATGGGTGAGTACCCACCCAGCCTTCACGGGACTCTGGACACGGGGATGGAGCCCTCCATGGACCCCCACCTTAACCCCAGTTTACTGCAGGGTGTGGAGCTTGACCCAGAGGGGCTTGCCGTGACAGGCCCCGAGCCTGTGCACCTCATGGAGGGGATGTTCTCAGAGCTACACAGTGCAGTTTCAGAAGTTGGCATCCCAGTCACAGCAACACATTTTGATCTCCAGGAGGAAATGCTCTGGATGGGAAACCACAGA GGTCATGTGACCTCGTTCTTCGGACCTACAATGGGCCGCCACTCCTCTTTCCAAGCACATGCAGCAGATGACATCAGACACATTCAGAGTTTGGAAACAGGCGTCCTGTTCCTTTCCAAGTGTAACCTTAAATGCCACACTCGTGGGGGCCTTGTTATGTTTGATTACCC GATGGAGGAAGGAGCTGATATGCACAGTCTTCTCATGACCGATAACAACACCTTGCTCATAGGTGGATTACAAAACTATGCGGTTGAATTTGACTTGAATACGGTTCAAGAAACTCAAAAG TTCACTGTTGAGGTACCTGGAGTGGCAATAATGCGTCAAACCGGTCGTTTCTTTTTCTGTGGACACACCTCTGGCAAG ATAACCCTTCGGGACTTGCGTAGTTTCAAGACGGAGCATGAGTTTGATGCATTCTCTGGCAGCCTCTCAGACTTCGACGTTCATGGAAACCTTCTGGCTGCGTGCGGGTTCTCCAGCCGAGGGATGAATGGGTTGGCGTGCGACCGATTCCTCATGGTGTATGACCTCCGTATGATGCGAGCTGTAACGCCCCTTCAGGTGCATGTGGACCCCCTCTTCTTGCGCTTCATTCCGACCTACACGTCACGCCTGGCGATCATCTCCCAGACAG GTCAGTGCCAGTTCTGTGAGCCCACTGGACTCGCCAATATGGCAGACATTTTTCACGTCAACACTGTGGGCCAGGTGCTCATGAGTTTTGATGTATCGTCCAGCAAACAAGCCTTGGCCTTCGGGGACTCTGGGGGATGCGTGCACCTGTGGTCGGACGCTCCAGAGGTTTCATTTAATGACTACTCCCGGGAGACAGAGTTTGCTCTGCCTTGCCTTGTGGACACGCTGCCTCAGCTGGACTGGAACCACGACCTGCTGCCCCTCTCGCTTATCCCCATGCCACTGACCAGCACAGAGCAGCTGCTGTCGGAATGGTCCACTGCAGTGGCTACACCCAGCCCCAG ACGAGCTCCCCCCGTGGACCCAGAAATCCTGCGCACAATGAAAACGGTTGGCTTCATTGGTTACGCAGCAAATCCTCGTACCCGCCCGCGGAACCAG GTTCCTTACAAAGATGTGGAGCTCGATTATGATAATTACAACCAGGTGCCTGAATCACCAATTGGGCGTGATGAAGAGCCACACCTCTACATGGTGCCCAAAAAGTACAGAAAG GTCACAATTAAATACTCCAAACTTGGACTGGAGGACTTTGACTTCAAACATTACAACAGAACCTTGTTTGCTGGCCTGGAGCCTCACATCCCCAACGCCTACTGCAACTGCATGATCCAG GTATTATATTTCCTGGAGCCAATCCGGTGTCTAGTGCAGAATCATTTGTGCCAGAAGGAGTTTTGCTTGGCCTGTGAGCTCGGCTTCCTCTTCCACATGTTGGATTTGTCACGAGGAGATCCATGTCAG GCCAGTAACTTCCTCCGAGCGTTTCGTACCATCCCAGAAGCCTCAGCGCTGGGTCTGATCCTCGCGGACTCAGATGAGCAAACGGGGAAGGCCAGACTCGGCCGCTTAATCCAGAGCTGGAACCGCTTCATCCTCACCCAGCTCCACCAGGAGACACAGGAACAGGAGGGCCCACAGGCCTACAGGGGAGCCAGCAGCAG TTCTCTGGGTTCCTCCGGGGAGTCCGCCATCGGAAAACTGTTTGGATGTGAAGTTGAGAACAGCAGCCTGTGTCGCTGTGGCAAGGAGACGGTCCGCTCCTCCCTCACGCTGCTCTTCACCATGCATTACCCTGAACAGAACTCTCAAG AAAAAACCGTAAAGGAATACGACTTTGCTGAGATCTTGAAGAAAAGCATCTGTCTGGAGCAGAGCACTCAGGCGTGGTGTGAAAACTGTGAGAAGTATCAACCCACA GTGCAGACACGCAACATCCGATGTCTTCCAGATGTGCTGGTCATCAACTGCGAGGTGAACAGTGCTAAAGAGGCTGAATTCTGGAAGGTTCAGGCGGAG TACGCCTTCAACAAGGCCATGCAGAAAGAGGCGCAGGAAcctccaaaacccaaagagcCCCCACCCATGCCCACCGAGTGGTGCTTGGA CGGGGAGGACATGTGCAGCATGGAGGGCATCACCTTCGACACGCGGGCGGAGGATCTGCGACACGTCTGGATCCCTCTGACTCTCAAGATGTCCATCAGCAAAAGCCAGGGACTGGAGATCAGCAGCTGGCCCGAAGGAGAGGAG TTAAGTGCtgctgaagaggaggagggcgcCTCTGTTTACGACTTGGTGGTCACGGTGCCTCATATCCTGGACGCTCGCACAGGTGGGAACTTGGTTGCACACATCAAGGTGGGAGAGACCTACCATCAAAGGAAGGAG ggaGTCACACATCAGCAGTGGTACCTCTTCAATGATTTCTTAATTGAGCCAATTGACAAG ACCGAAGCTGCTCAGTTTGATGTGAGCTGGAAAGTGCCAGGCATTCTGTATTACGCCAAGAGGAACTACCACACCAAATACGACCTCCGCA TTAAAAATCCCATAGACGCCAGCGTGCTGCTGACGGAGGCCTCGTTGGCTCGGAAGCAGAGGAAGAGTCACGCCACTTTCATCCCCCTCATGGTCAGCGAGATGCCGCAGGCCAATGACTTGGTGGGGCTGGACGCGGAGTTTgtcacgctcaaccag gaagAGGCAGAGCTTCGCAGTGACGGCACCAAGTCGACCATTAAGCCCAGCCAGATGTCTGTGGCCAGGATCACCTGTGTGAGGGGCCAGGGGCCCAACGAGGGGGTGCCCTTCATCGATGACTACATCTCCACTCAGGAGCAG GTGGTGGACTATTTGACACAATATTCTGGCATCAAACCAGGAGACCTGGATGCAAAGATTTCTTCAAAGCATTTGACCACACTGAAGTCCACGTACTTAAAGCTGCGCTTCCTCATCGACACGGGAGTCCGCTTTGTTGGTCACGGATTACAGAAGGACTTTCGGGTTATTAATCTCCTG GTTCTAAAGGACCAAGTCGTCGACACGGTCTACCTGTTCCATTTACCCCGCAAGAGGATGATTTCTCTGAGATTTCTCGCCTGGTACTTTCTAG ACCTCAGCATCCAGGGGGAAACCCACGACAGCATAGAAGACGCACGCACCGCTCTGCAGCTCTACAGGAAGTACCTGGAGCTGAGTCGCGGAGGGGGGAACGACGAAGTGAGGAAGGTCCTGAAGGGACTGTACGAAAAAGGCCGCCAGATGGACTGGAAAGTCCCGGAATCGGACACTGGAGATGGTCAAGGTAGCCCAAAAA GTGCTGCTGTGTTTCCCTCTGTGATGGGGCTGTGA